One genomic segment of Tursiops truncatus isolate mTurTru1 chromosome 11, mTurTru1.mat.Y, whole genome shotgun sequence includes these proteins:
- the C11H12orf60 gene encoding LOW QUALITY PROTEIN: uncharacterized protein C12orf60 homolog (The sequence of the model RefSeq protein was modified relative to this genomic sequence to represent the inferred CDS: substituted 2 bases at 2 genomic stop codons) codes for MSSGSENDKERLVQAAKTFFFHMHDLASLTNALTELFNSSMNTQIFLMAVKEDGNVKDVFEQMLKTFKEMQSAVVAKQDRMQSEPLCSKIATALCSMLEKSSSVKELQQSAKGIFKNVHTPVIASVLNNGNIPESLETSLSLLMKXPIMNLQXSDVYRKDTKEQSDDTTSEKSPSPGPSKATTIDTLKKLQDALNTENAKDAIESAADQMEQIVKTMRP; via the coding sequence ATGTCTTCAGGGTCAGAAAACGATAAAGAGAGGCTCGTTCAAGCTGCCAAAACGTTCTTCTTTCACATGCACGATCTTGCTTCCCTCACAAATGCACTCACCGAATTGTTTAACAGCAGTATGAACACTCAGATCTTCTTGATGGCTGTGAAAGAAGATGGTAATGTTAAGGATGTCTTTGAACAGATGCTCAAAACTTTTAAGGAGATGCAATCTGCAGTGGTGGCAAAGCAGGACAGAATGCAAAGTGAACCTTTATGTTCCAAGATTGCAACAGCTCTGTGCTCTATGCTTGAGAAGAGTAGCAGTGTAAAGGAGTTGCAACAGTCAGCCAAAGGAATATTCAAAAATGTCCATACACCGGTCATTGCCTCTGTGCTGAATAATGGTAACATCCCTGAGAGTTTGGAAACTTCTCTTTCACTCTTGATGAAATAGCCAATCATGAATCTTCAGTAAAGTGACGTCTATAGAAAAGACACCAAAGAGCAATCAGATGATACCACATCTGAGAAAAGCCCAAGTCCTGGTCCATCCAAAGCCACTACAATAGACACCTTGAAAAAGTTGCAGGATGCACTAAACACTGAGAATGCCAAGGATGCCATCGAGTCAGCTGCAGATCAGATGGAGCAAATTGTCAAAACCATGAGACCATGA
- the SMCO3 gene encoding single-pass membrane and coiled-coil domain-containing protein 3: MAQSDFLYPENPKRRQEVNRLHQELLDCLSDSFHATNKLIGVLNTHLGCRLASIEMKRDATIKENCDIIIQAMMKIQKELQKVDEALKDKLEPTLYRKLQDIKEKETEKIAIVQKVISVILGEATSAASAVAVKLVGSNITTGIINKLVTVLAQIGASLLGSIGVAVLGLGIDMIFRAILGAVEKTQLQEAIKSYEKHLVEFKSASEKYHHAIIEVTNTVKQQMK; this comes from the coding sequence ATGGCTCAAAGTGACTTCCTCTACCCAGAGAACCCAAAAAGGCGACAAGAAGTAAATCGTCTTCACCAGGAGCTCCTTGACTGCTTATCTGACAGCTTCCATGCCACCAATAAGCTGATTGGGGTTTTAAATACGCACTTAGGGTGCAGGCTGGCCTCCATTGAAATGAAAAGAGATGCGACCATCAAAGAAAACTGTGATATCATCATCCAAGCCATGATGAAAATCCAAAAAGAATTGCAAAAGGTTGATGAAGCACTAAAAGATAAACTAGAGCCAACCCTTTATAGAAAACTTCAGgatattaaggaaaaagaaaccgAGAAAATTGCAATAGTACAAAAGGTTATTTCAGTCATCCTGGGAGAAGctacttctgctgccagtgcaGTGGCTGTTAAACTCGTGGGCTCAAACATCACAACTGGCATAATTAACAAGTTGGTCACTGTGTTAGCTCAAATTGGTGCTTCTCTCCTTGGTAGCATAGGAGTTGCTGTTCTTGGCCTTGGCATAGATATGATCTTCCGTGCCATCCTGGGAgcagtggagaaaacacagcttCAAGAAGCCATCAAAAGTTATGAGAAGCATCTGGTGGAATTCAAGTCAGCCTCAGAAAAATATCATCATGCCATTATTGAGGTCACCAACACAGTGaaacaacaaatgaaataa
- the WBP11 gene encoding WW domain-binding protein 11 has protein sequence MGRRSTSSTKSGKFMNPTDQARKEARKRELKKNKKQRMMVRAAVLKMKDPKQIIRDMEKLDEMEFNPVQQPQLNEKVLKDKRKKLRETFERILRLYEKENPDIYKELRKLEVEYEQKRAQLSQYFDAVKNAQHVEVESIPLPDMPHAPSNILIQDIPLPGAQPPSILKKTSAYGPPTRAVSILPLLGHGVPRLPPGRKPPGPPPGPPPPQVLQMYGRKVGFALDLPPRRRDEDMLYSPELAQRGHDDDVSSTSEDDGYPEDMDQDKHDDSTDDSDTDRSDGESEGDEFVHRDDNERENNEEKKSGLSVRFADMPGKSRRKKKKNMKELTPLQAMMLRMAGQEIPEEGREVEEFSEDDDEDSDDSEAEKQSQKQHKEESLSDGTSSAASQQQAPPQSVPPSQIQAPPMPGPPPLGPPPAPPLRPPGPPTGLPPGPPPGAPPFLRPPGMPGLRGPLPRLLPPGPPPGRPPGPPPGPPPGLPPGPPPRGPPPRLPPPAPPGIPPPRPGMMRPPLVPPLGPAPPGLFPPAPLPNPGVLSAPPNLIQRPKADDTSAATIEKKATATISAKPQITNPKAEITRFVPTALRVRRENKGATATPQRKSEDDSAVPLAKAAPKSGPSVPVSVQTKDDVYEAFMKEMEGLL, from the exons ATGGGACGGAGATCTACATCATCCACCAAGAGTGGAAAATTTATGAACCCCACAGACCAAGCCA GAAAAGAAGCTCGGAAGAGAGAATTAAAGAAG aacAAAAAACAGCGCATGATGGTACGAGCTGCAGTTTTAAAGATGAAGGATCCCAAACAAATTATCCGGGACATGGAAAAATTGGATGAAATGG AGTTTAACCCAGTGCAACAGCCACAGTTAAATGAGAAAGTGCTGAAAGACAAGCGTAAAAAGCTACGTGAAACCTTTGAACGTATTTTACGACTCTATGAGAAAGAGAATCCAGATATTTACAAAGAATTGAGAAAGCTAGAAGTAGAATATGAACAGAAGAGGGCTCAACTTAGCCAATATTTTGATGCTGTCAAG AATGCGCAGCATGTGGAGGTGGAGAGCATTCCTTTGCCAGATATGCCGCATGCTCCTTCCAACATCCTGATCCAGGACATTCCACTTCCTGGCGCCCAGCCGCCCTCCATCCTTAAGAAGACTTCAGCCTATGG ACCTCCAACTCGGGCAGTTTCTATACTTCCTCTTCTTGGACATGGTGTTCCACGTTTGCCCCCTGGCAGGAAGCCTCCTGGTCCTCCCCCTGGTCCACCTCCTCCTCAAGTCTTGCAAATGTATGGCCGTAAAGTGGGCTTTGCCCTAGATCTTCCCCCTCGTAGGCGAGATGAAGACATGTTATATAGTCCCGAACTTG CTCAACGGGGTCATGATGATGATGTTTCCAGCACCAGTGAAGATGACGGCTATCCTGAAGACATGGATCAGGATAAGCATGACGACAGTACTGATGACAGCGACACTGACAGATCAGATGGAGAAAGTGAAGGGGATGAATTTGTGCACCGTGATGataatgagagagaaaacaatgaagaaaagaagTCAG GTCTGAGTGTGCGATTTGCAGATATGCCTGGGAAatcaaggaggaagaagaagaagaacatgAAGGAGCTGACTCCTCTTCAAGCCATGATGCTTCGAATGGCAG gtCAGGAAATCCCTGAGGAGGGACGAGAAGTAGAGGAATTTTCAGAAGACGATGATGAAGATTCTGATGATTCTGAAGCAGAAAAGCAGTCACAGAAACAGCATAAGGAGGAATCTCTGTCTGATGGCACATCTTCTGCTGCTTCACAGCAGCAGGCTCCTCCACAGTCTGTTCCTCCTTCTCAGATACAAGCACCTCCCATGCCAGGACCACCTCCTCTTGGACCACCACCTGCTCCACCTTTACGGCCACCTGGACCACCTACAGGCCTTCCTCCTGGACCACCTCCAG gaGCTCCTCCATTCCTGAGACCACCCGGAATGCCAGGGCTCCGAGGGCCTTTACCCCGACTTTTACCTCCAGGACCACCACCAGGTCGACCCCCTGGCCCTCCCCCTGGTCCACCTCCAGGTCTGCCTCCTGGCCCTCCTCCTCGGGGACCCCCACCCAGGCTACCTCCCCCTGCACCTCCAG GTATCCCTCCACCTCGTCCTGGCATGATGCGCCCACCTTTGGTGCCTCCACTTGGACCTGCCCCACCTGGGCTTTTCCCACCAGCTCCTTTGCCGAACCCGGGGGTTTTAAGTGCTCCACCCAACTTGATCCAGCGACCCAAGGCGGATGATACAAGTGCAGCCACCATTGAGAAGAAAGCCACAGCAACCATCAGTGCCAAGCCACAGATCACTAATCCCAAGGCAGAGATTACTCGATTTGTGCCCACCGCACTGAGGGTACGTCGGGAGAATAAAGGGGCTACTGCTACTCCCCAGAGAAAGTCAGAGGATGATTCTGCTGTGCCTCTTGCCAAAGCAGCCCCCAAATCCGGTCCATCTGTTCCCGTCTCAGTACAAACTAAGGATGATGTTTATGAAGCATTCATGAAAGAGATGGAAGGGCTGCTGTGA